Sequence from the Pseudomonas frederiksbergensis genome:
CATGTTGCGTCGTTTCTATCAGGACCTGGCGGGCACGGGCGCGCCTAAATTGTTGCGGGTGGAATTGTTGGTGCACCCGTTGGCCACGCCCAACAGCCTGAACGGCTCCGGCCTGGCCATTGCCAATCCGCCATGGGGGCTGGAGGAAGAGTTGCGGGAGTTGCTGCCGTGGTTGTCCAAGAAGCTTGGGCAGACCCAGGGTGGCTGGCAGATGGATTGGTTGATCGCTGAAAGCTGATTGAGGGCGCCTGGAGCGGCGCCTTGACAAGCAGGCTCGCTCCCACATTCGGCCGGGTTGTATGTGGGGGCGAGCCTGCTCGCGAAGCTCTTCAGAGCACAAATATCAAATTGGGCAAGTCACGCCCGTGCCGCCAATCCCGCAATACCCTTCAGGGTTTTTCGCCAGGTATTGCTGGTGATAGGCCTCGGCAAAGTAGAGCGTCGGCGCTTCGTCGATTTCAGTGGTGATTTCGCCTTTGCCGGCCTTGTTCAGCTCAGCCTGGAACACTTCCTTGCTCTTCTTCGCCGCTTCCAGTTGCTCGGGCGTGGTGCAATAGATCACCGAGCGATACTGGGTGCCAATGTCATTTCCCTGGCGCATGCCCTGGGTAGGGTTGTGCAGTTCCCAGAACATCTTCAGAAGCTGCTCGTAGCTAACCTTCGCCGGCTCGTAGACCACCAGCACCACTTCGCTGTGGCCGGTCAGGCCCGAGCAGACTTCTTCATACGTCGGGTTTGGCGTGAAACCACCGGCATAACCCACCGCGGTACTGACCACGCCCTCGCGCTGCCAGAACTTGCGCTCTGCGCCCCAGAAGCAACCGAGGCCGAAGATAGCGAA
This genomic interval carries:
- the msrA gene encoding peptide-methionine (S)-S-oxide reductase MsrA encodes the protein MVLRSEILVNKNVLPTPDQALPGRETPMSVPEKHFVLDAPLLGPFAMDVDFAIFGLGCFWGAERKFWQREGVVSTAVGYAGGFTPNPTYEEVCSGLTGHSEVVLVVYEPAKVSYEQLLKMFWELHNPTQGMRQGNDIGTQYRSVIYCTTPEQLEAAKKSKEVFQAELNKAGKGEITTEIDEAPTLYFAEAYHQQYLAKNPEGYCGIGGTGVTCPI